One genomic segment of Polyangium spumosum includes these proteins:
- a CDS encoding type VI secretion system Vgr family protein, with product MAWLPSIRPPGGTLSLALDSQLALDVRRFSIEEGISALFVVTLEALSTDPALAFDDVVGQKARFTIQRGAEERSWTGITRSARLLRVEEDGLSAYEVVLVPVLWLLTQRTNRRIFQHVSEPEIATRLLSEWRVPHELRLSDTYKAREYRTQYDESDHAFLSRTLADAGISYFFVEKDDETVVVLSDAPQRGQPRGARLPFKADVTMVTGEYVTRAQAGRELRPGRVAIRDRDHRLPAAYPLHASADARALDIEGRLESFEATPGAFLYRTNQAGGTPVADDRGAYRSDERAAKSLAQKRLEAQREGAVVFSFETNALDLAPGVIVQIDGHPRPELARGLLLVGTRLDGTQDGDWTHVCEARSLELPYRPPIAVPRPRTQGVESATVVGPHGEEIHCDELGRIRVSFHWDRESEMDEQSSCWLPVSQAWAGAGYGSLSMPRVGQEVLVDFIGGDPDRPVVVGRIHTAIQKVPYPLPANKTKSGWRTSSSPGGGGFNEILFEDKKGHELIQVHAERDVEATVERDAALTVKRDQKTRVVRDAEVIVGRNAAQLVQDNARQVVGLSSARVVGVNEIVDIGGDQAMTVAGDQAVAVGGSSETTIAGAHALEVGATQIIRAGGTITITSGAASITLEPSGKVTISGTEIVLQSSGPVGVAGTKIGVQGAQIAIAASGPAEVAGASLHLVGQPVKTN from the coding sequence ATGGCCTGGCTACCCTCGATCCGCCCTCCGGGCGGGACGCTCTCGCTCGCCCTTGATTCGCAACTCGCTCTCGACGTCCGCCGCTTCTCCATCGAGGAGGGGATCTCGGCCCTGTTCGTCGTCACCCTGGAGGCGCTCTCGACCGACCCGGCCCTCGCTTTCGACGACGTGGTCGGGCAGAAAGCCCGCTTCACGATCCAGCGAGGCGCCGAGGAGCGCTCGTGGACGGGAATCACACGCAGCGCACGCCTTCTTCGCGTCGAGGAGGACGGTCTATCCGCCTACGAGGTCGTACTCGTCCCGGTCCTGTGGCTCCTGACCCAGCGCACGAACCGCCGCATCTTCCAGCACGTTTCCGAGCCCGAGATCGCGACGCGCCTGCTCTCCGAATGGCGGGTCCCGCATGAACTCCGATTGTCGGACACGTACAAAGCGCGCGAGTACCGCACGCAATACGACGAGTCGGACCACGCCTTCCTGAGTCGCACGCTCGCAGACGCGGGGATCTCGTACTTCTTCGTCGAGAAAGACGACGAGACGGTCGTCGTCCTCTCCGACGCACCACAACGCGGCCAGCCGCGAGGCGCACGACTTCCCTTCAAGGCTGACGTGACGATGGTCACGGGCGAGTACGTCACGCGCGCGCAGGCCGGACGCGAGCTCCGGCCCGGTCGCGTCGCGATACGAGATCGGGACCATCGGCTCCCCGCGGCCTATCCCCTGCACGCGAGCGCCGACGCGCGAGCGCTCGACATCGAGGGGCGCCTCGAGTCCTTCGAGGCCACCCCCGGCGCATTCCTCTACCGGACGAATCAGGCCGGCGGCACCCCCGTGGCCGATGACCGGGGCGCCTATCGGAGCGATGAACGCGCCGCGAAGAGCCTCGCGCAGAAGCGCCTCGAAGCGCAGCGCGAGGGCGCCGTCGTCTTCAGCTTCGAGACCAACGCCCTCGACCTCGCGCCCGGCGTCATCGTCCAGATCGATGGCCATCCGCGCCCCGAACTCGCGCGCGGGCTGCTCCTCGTAGGGACACGCCTTGACGGCACGCAGGACGGAGACTGGACCCACGTCTGCGAAGCGCGGAGCTTGGAGCTGCCGTATCGCCCGCCGATCGCGGTTCCGCGGCCGCGCACGCAGGGGGTCGAGAGCGCGACCGTCGTGGGGCCTCATGGGGAGGAAATCCACTGCGACGAGCTCGGGCGGATCCGCGTGTCGTTCCACTGGGACCGCGAAAGCGAGATGGACGAGCAGAGTTCGTGCTGGCTCCCGGTGAGCCAGGCATGGGCAGGCGCTGGGTATGGCAGCCTGAGCATGCCGCGTGTCGGGCAGGAGGTCCTCGTCGACTTCATCGGCGGAGATCCCGACCGGCCGGTGGTCGTCGGCCGAATTCACACCGCGATCCAGAAGGTACCGTATCCGCTGCCGGCGAACAAAACGAAGAGCGGCTGGCGAACTTCGTCCTCGCCGGGTGGCGGAGGATTCAATGAAATCCTCTTCGAGGACAAAAAGGGGCACGAGCTCATTCAGGTGCACGCCGAGAGGGACGTCGAGGCGACCGTGGAGCGTGATGCCGCGCTGACGGTGAAGCGGGACCAGAAGACGCGCGTGGTGCGCGACGCTGAGGTCATCGTCGGCCGGAACGCCGCGCAGCTCGTGCAGGACAACGCCCGGCAGGTGGTCGGGCTCTCGAGCGCGCGCGTCGTGGGCGTGAACGAGATCGTCGACATCGGCGGCGATCAGGCCATGACCGTGGCGGGGGACCAGGCCGTCGCCGTGGGCGGCTCGAGCGAGACGACGATCGCCGGCGCCCATGCCTTGGAGGTGGGGGCGACGCAGATCATCCGCGCGGGAGGGACCATCACGATCACGAGCGGCGCGGCGAGCATCACGCTCGAGCCCTCGGGGAAGGTGACGATCTCCGGCACGGAAATCGTGCTGCAATCGTCGGGCCCCGTGGGCGTCGCCGGCACGAAGATCGGCGTGCAGGGCGCGCAGATCGCGATTGCAGCGTCGGGTCCTGCCGAAGTGGCCGGGGCGTCGCTGCACCTCGTCGGGCAGCCCGTCAAGACGAACTGA
- a CDS encoding SMI1/KNR4 family protein — MQATIDNPYGPTSRAEIAQFETRQKLSLPDEYKAFLLKYNGGMPTPNGFAIPGWHGQESSLGVFYGIHEHPDYSLDGACETYEERVPADLIPIGTDAFGNNVCMGWKGKRRGKVYFWDHEDELDEHGRFRQDYGNVYPLANSLTEFLNNLREWEDEECE, encoded by the coding sequence ATGCAAGCAACCATTGACAATCCATACGGCCCAACGTCTCGCGCCGAGATTGCACAATTCGAGACCCGACAAAAACTATCGCTCCCTGATGAATACAAGGCGTTTCTGCTAAAATACAATGGCGGAATGCCTACGCCTAATGGATTTGCGATCCCAGGATGGCACGGTCAGGAGTCTTCGCTGGGCGTCTTCTACGGCATCCACGAACACCCGGACTATTCGCTAGATGGTGCATGCGAGACGTACGAGGAGCGCGTCCCCGCGGATCTCATCCCCATTGGAACGGATGCCTTCGGTAACAATGTCTGCATGGGCTGGAAGGGGAAGCGCCGGGGCAAGGTCTACTTCTGGGACCATGAGGACGAGCTCGACGAGCATGGTAGGTTCCGGCAGGACTACGGAAACGTGTACCCTCTCGCGAACAGCCTGACGGAGTTCTTGAACAATCTCAGGGAATGGGAAGACGAAGAATGCGAATAG
- a CDS encoding DUF2169 family type VI secretion system accessory protein: protein MMLHNRTPLVVMAFPTEDLDGDPSLVVVAKGTFDVAKSEPVRWSASPSPIRTTAVPWDPSVPSSVRYEDDLAPFKVGTDVIVNATAYAPGGQRMPSWRAGVCVGGLKKFVTVTGPRAWVHAPLLGWSLTPIVPVRHVPVRYELAFGGDGVAANPVGLGACDLRKADTSQPIAVPRVLAGDGRVPELGELYPVEGLGAIARTWQPRRARAGTFGEAWAKLGGRRLPEDFDGAFWNAAHLELVADGFLRGDEEVRLTALHPEHAELTFRLPAVLVAAGAVYGSGYRHGTPARLDTVLIDAEVLRVELTWRAALPLFRGGVKAVHIATRPLAPIGGAS from the coding sequence ATGATGCTCCATAACAGGACGCCGCTCGTCGTCATGGCTTTTCCGACCGAGGATCTCGACGGGGATCCGTCTCTCGTCGTGGTCGCAAAAGGGACTTTCGACGTCGCCAAGAGCGAGCCGGTTCGCTGGTCCGCATCGCCCTCGCCGATACGCACGACCGCAGTTCCGTGGGACCCCAGCGTGCCCTCCAGCGTGCGGTACGAGGACGACCTCGCGCCCTTCAAGGTGGGCACGGACGTCATCGTAAATGCCACCGCGTACGCGCCCGGAGGTCAGCGCATGCCCTCGTGGCGCGCCGGGGTCTGCGTGGGCGGCTTGAAGAAGTTCGTCACGGTCACGGGGCCGCGGGCTTGGGTCCATGCGCCGCTGCTCGGCTGGTCCCTCACGCCGATCGTCCCGGTCCGCCACGTGCCCGTGCGATACGAGCTCGCATTCGGAGGCGACGGGGTCGCGGCGAACCCCGTGGGACTCGGAGCGTGCGACCTGCGGAAGGCCGACACCTCGCAGCCGATCGCCGTGCCGCGCGTCTTGGCGGGGGACGGTCGCGTGCCCGAGCTCGGCGAGCTCTACCCGGTCGAGGGCCTCGGAGCCATCGCGAGGACGTGGCAGCCGCGGCGCGCGCGGGCCGGGACGTTCGGCGAGGCGTGGGCGAAGCTTGGCGGGCGCCGTTTGCCCGAGGACTTCGACGGCGCATTCTGGAATGCCGCGCATCTGGAGCTCGTGGCGGACGGGTTTTTGCGGGGCGACGAGGAGGTGCGCCTCACGGCGCTCCATCCGGAGCACGCCGAGCTCACATTTCGGCTGCCGGCGGTGCTCGTGGCGGCTGGCGCAGTGTATGGGTCGGGTTATCGGCACGGGACACCGGCACGTCTGGACACGGTCCTCATCGACGCCGAGGTGCTCCGCGTCGAGCTCACGTGGCGGGCTGCACTCCCGCTCTTCAGGGGCGGCGTGAAGGCCGTACACATCGCCACGCGGCCGCTCGCGCCAATCGGAGGTGCGTCGTGA
- a CDS encoding PAAR-like domain-containing protein translates to MSGEWARECGEALVVSIAPDVCWTPVGGALVAVPYMIVARLDKAEGTDPNHLICDKPAFTTASRIPEVEGDEAGTGGGLISGVNRGYCRPLEHSSSSMAGDHWLVREGDLFAMNCAGPEGPANTYGRLVISNDAASAPGVSLSKSANTTVDPATGIVVVETAEKTEDPETGAITELRERSVTDPTTGRVEVQRVKVTTHADGSKTYEASSGAFDPASKQYEWRTSTGGLPEGEIDPDELSLDENGRLYLDEDAEGFVPSDELDQGDDIADDDPEVLADPEVKAALEEEAACKAELEATNNAIRWEGFKLGVDAAGILDPTPASDLTGAALALADGDWLGGGLSVVSAVVPYAGDALAKGVKAARAAKALAKLDRLLLKWQAHLANAAAAVRKAKQAAKKKLARKKAGGIGAQAPKNPGDGGFAPRKKKQGGTGANGDGGGPKAPRKPHQPVREKWEKSGGTVRDNPDGSTTFRRKDGVEVTYDKDGFPDFSRYRHPEVNDVQIEFTGNYRKDTNLADEAAGITERKRLSEGYTWHHHQDGKTMQLVKSSVHRDFFHTGGMSKTR, encoded by the coding sequence GTGAGCGGCGAATGGGCACGCGAGTGCGGCGAGGCTCTCGTCGTCTCCATCGCCCCCGACGTCTGCTGGACGCCGGTCGGGGGGGCCTTGGTCGCCGTCCCCTACATGATCGTTGCTCGGCTCGACAAGGCAGAGGGCACGGACCCGAATCACCTCATCTGCGACAAACCGGCGTTCACCACGGCGAGTCGCATTCCGGAGGTCGAGGGCGACGAGGCCGGGACGGGCGGAGGGCTGATCTCTGGGGTGAATCGTGGCTATTGCAGGCCGCTCGAGCACAGCTCGTCCTCGATGGCAGGGGACCACTGGCTCGTTCGCGAGGGGGACCTCTTCGCCATGAACTGCGCCGGTCCCGAGGGCCCGGCGAACACGTACGGCAGGCTCGTGATCTCGAACGATGCCGCATCCGCGCCGGGCGTGAGCTTGTCGAAGAGCGCGAACACCACCGTGGACCCGGCGACGGGGATCGTGGTGGTCGAGACGGCCGAGAAGACCGAAGACCCCGAGACGGGCGCGATCACGGAGCTGCGGGAGCGGTCGGTCACGGATCCGACGACGGGCCGCGTCGAAGTCCAGCGGGTGAAGGTCACCACGCACGCGGACGGGTCGAAGACGTACGAGGCGAGCTCGGGGGCCTTCGACCCCGCCAGCAAGCAGTACGAGTGGAGGACGTCCACCGGGGGTTTGCCCGAGGGCGAGATCGATCCGGACGAACTGTCGCTCGACGAGAATGGGCGGCTCTACCTCGACGAGGACGCGGAGGGGTTCGTCCCGTCCGATGAGCTGGACCAGGGCGACGACATCGCCGATGATGACCCCGAAGTCCTCGCGGACCCCGAGGTCAAGGCCGCACTCGAGGAGGAAGCGGCGTGCAAGGCGGAGCTCGAAGCGACGAACAACGCGATCCGGTGGGAGGGTTTCAAGCTCGGCGTGGACGCGGCCGGGATTCTGGACCCCACGCCGGCTTCGGACCTGACCGGCGCGGCGCTGGCCCTGGCGGATGGGGACTGGCTCGGGGGCGGGCTCTCGGTGGTCTCGGCGGTCGTGCCGTACGCTGGGGATGCGCTCGCCAAGGGAGTGAAGGCGGCGCGGGCCGCGAAGGCGCTGGCGAAGCTCGATCGATTGCTGTTGAAGTGGCAAGCGCACCTCGCGAATGCAGCGGCGGCGGTCCGGAAGGCCAAGCAGGCGGCGAAGAAGAAGCTCGCGCGGAAGAAGGCCGGCGGGATCGGCGCGCAGGCGCCGAAGAACCCGGGGGACGGGGGGTTCGCGCCGCGGAAGAAGAAGCAGGGCGGGACGGGGGCAAACGGGGACGGTGGGGGTCCGAAGGCGCCGCGGAAGCCGCACCAGCCGGTCAGGGAGAAGTGGGAGAAGAGCGGCGGTACGGTCCGGGACAACCCCGATGGGTCGACGACGTTCAGGCGGAAGGATGGGGTGGAGGTGACGTATGATAAAGATGGGTTCCCGGATTTTTCGCGGTACAGGCATCCGGAAGTGAACGATGTGCAAATTGAGTTTACGGGCAACTATCGGAAGGACACGAATCTTGCCGACGAAGCCGCGGGTATCACCGAACGGAAGAGGCTCTCTGAAGGATATACGTGGCATCACCACCAAGATGGAAAGACGATGCAGTTGGTAAAGAGCTCTGTGCACAGAGATTTCTTTCACACCGGCGGCATGTCGAAAACCCGATAA